Proteins encoded by one window of Primulina huaijiensis isolate GDHJ02 chromosome 1, ASM1229523v2, whole genome shotgun sequence:
- the LOC140959187 gene encoding uncharacterized protein, which produces MASTKVQRIMTQPINLIFRFLQSKARIQIWLFEQKDLRIEGRIIGFDEYMHLVLDDAEEVSVKKKTRKQLGRILLKGDNITLMMNTGK; this is translated from the coding sequence ATGGCGAGCACGAAAGTCCAGCGAATTATGACCCAACCCATCAACCTGATCTTCAGGTTTCTTCAGAGCAAAGCTCGCATTCAGATATGGCTTTTCGAGCAGAAGGATCTGAGAATCGAGGGGCGCATTATTGGGTTTGACGAGTACATGCACTTGGTCTTGGATGACGCGGAGGAGGTGAGTGTCAAGAAGAAGACCAGGAAGCAACTTGGGAGGATTTTGTTGAAAGGGGATAATATCACTTTGATGATGAATACAGGGAAGTGA